In Streptomyces sp. NBC_00341, the DNA window GACCTCACCCGCTTCGACTGCCAGCCACTGCCCGGCCTGCTGGCGGAGAAGCTGCTCTCGCACAGCCCGCACCTGGACCGGGTGTTCTTCGGCAACAGCGGTACGGAGGCCGTCGAGACGGCGCTCAAGTTCGCCCGCTACGCGACCGGGAAGCCGAGGATCCTGTACTGCACGCACGCCTTCCACGGACTGACCACCGGCTCGCTCTCGGTCAACGGCGAGGACGGCTTCAGGGACGGCTTCGCGCCCCTGCTGCCCGACACCGCCATCGAGCTCGGTGACCTGGACGCGCTGCGGCGCGAGCTGAAGCGCGGCGATGTGGCCGGACTGGTCGTCGAGCCGATCCAGGGCAAGGGCGTGCACGCCTCGCCGCCCGGCTTCCTGCTCGCCGCACAGGAGCTGCTGCGCAAGCACAAGGCCCTGCTCATCGCCGACGAGGTGCAGACCGGCCTGGGCCGGACCGGCGACTTCTACGCGTACCAGCACGAGGAGGGCGTAGAGCCGGATCTGGTCTGCGTCGCCAAGGCGCTCTCCGGGGGCTATGTGCCGGTCGGGGCGACGCTCGGCAAGGACTGGATCTTCAAACGCGTCTACTCCTCGATGGACCGGGTGCTGGTCCACTCGGCCAGCTTCGGCTCCAACGCCCAGGCCATGGCTGCCGGGCTCGCGGTCCTCGCGGTGATGGAGGACGAGGAGACCGTGGCCAACGCGCGCCGCACCGGTGATCTGCTGCGCGAACGGCTGGCCGCGCTGGTCGACCGCTACGAGCTGCTGCACGAGGTGCGGGGACGCGGGCTGATGATCGGCATCGAGTTCGGCCGGCCGTCCTCGCTGAAGCTGCGCAGCCGCTGGACGATGCTCCAGGCGGCCCGCAAGGGACTCTTCGCGCAGATGGTCGTCGTACCGCTGCTCCAGAAGCACCGGATCCTCACCCAGGTCTCCGGAGACCACCTCGAAGTGATCAAGCTGATTCCGCCGCTCGTCATCGACGAGGCGGACGTGGACCGGTTTGTGGACGCGTTCACAGCGGTGATGGACGACGCGCACAACGGCGGGCTGATGTGGGACTTCGGCCGGACCCTGGTGAAGCAGGCCGTGGCCAACCGCTGATCAGGAGGGGTTTTGCCTGGGAGGCAATAAATTTGCCTCCCAGGCAGGATCCTGGCCCAATGGACATATGAATCCCGCAGAAGCAGGGGCGGCCGAAGAGCTGCCCGGTGTCGCGCCTCGGCTACGCGATCTGCGCCGCGGCCGCGGGCTCACCCTGGAGACCGCCGCCCAGCGCGCCGGGCTCTCGCCCGCGCATCTGTCCCGGCTCGAAACGGGCCGCCGCCAGCCCTCGCTGCCGATGCTGCTCGGACTCGCCAGGATCTACGGTACGACGGTCTCCGAGCTGCTCGGCGAGATCCCTCCGGAACGTGACGCGATCGTCCGTGCCCGGAAGTTCGAGGGGGCGGAGGCCGACGGCTGGATGTACCAGCAGGCCGGTGGGTCCGGCCGGGCGATGCAGGCGCTGCGCGTCCGGGTGCCGTACGGCGCGCAGGGCGACCTGGTGCGCGTCCACCCCGGTGAGGAGTGGCTCTACGTCCTGGCCGGAAACCTCCGGGTGACCCTCGGGGACACCGTGCACGACCTCGGCCCCGGTGACAGCGCGCACTTCGACTCGCTCACCCCGCACCGGATCGCGGCGCCGGACCGCGAGGGTGCCGAGCTGCTCTTCGTTCACACCCTGCTGCAGAGCCCCGCCGCCGAGCTGTGTCTCGGCAGCGGGATCCACCGTCGCTGAGACGCCGTCCCGCCGGCCCGTCCGGTCACCAGAGAGGACCGTCATGTCCGATTCCGAGAACTACGACCCGCTGACCCCGGCCAGGCGCAAGGAGTCCGACTCCCAGGAGCGCAAGATGCCGCGGGGGCTGGTCATCAGGCTGTTCGCCTACCTGGTGGCCGGGCACGTCGTCGCGGGCTTCCTCTACCTGCTGTTCGCGGTGGGGATGCACAACCAGTAGCCGGCGGCGTCACCCCTCCGGATTCCGTCAGGAGTCTTCGAGGAGCCGCTCGCGCAGCCGCTCCCGTGTCTCGGGCGTGATCTTCAGCCCCTCGGAGAGGTAGCGGTCCGTGCCGCCCCACGTCTCGTCGATCGTGGCGAAGGCCGCCCCGAGGTATTCGCTGTGGGCGCCGAAGAGCGGGCTGAGGAGCTCCATCACCTCGGGCGACATCCCGGCCGCGGAGGTGTCGCTGCGGCGCACCCGGTAGCGGCGGTGGGTGTCGTTGGACTTGAGGTAGTCCGCCTCGATCGTCTCGCGTCCGACGCCCACCGCGAGCAAGGAGATCGCGATCGAGAGCCCGGCCCGGTCCTTGCCCGCCGCGCAGTGCATCAGGGCCGGGACGCTGTCCTCGGCCAGGGCGTGCAGCACCTGGCTGTGCTCGGCGGTGCGGTCCAGGATGATCGAGCGGTAGGAGGCGACCATGCGGTCGGTCCCCTTGCCGCCGCCGAGGATCGCGCGCAGCTCGTCCATGTTGCCGTCGCGGACCATCCGCCAGAACTCGGAGCCGTCCGCCGGGTCGGTGAGCGGGACGTTCACATTGCGTACGCCGGGCAGCTCGACGTCCGGTCCGTCCAGCTTGAGGTCGGCGGCGTTGCGGAAGTCGAAGACGGTGTGCAGGCCGAGGCCGCCGAGGAACGCCGCGTCCTCGGGCGTGGCGGCTGCCAGGTGACCGCTGCGGTAGAGCCGCCCGTACCGCACCCGGCGGCCGTCAGAGGTGGGCAGCCCGCCCACGTCACGGAAGTTGCGGACCCCCGCCAGCTCGGGTTCCGTCGACGGGGTCTGCGGCAACTGCTGCGTCACGGTCACTCCTGGGGGCTCTGCCGCCGACGCGTGTCGCCGACGGGTCCACTCCCGTGACGATACGACATCGGATACACGGACAATCATCCCGGCGATGCTCCCGTCCATCCCCCTCCGTGCTGCGCATTTGTGGCACGCCGCACCGTGCCTTTGCGGGACGCCCCGCGAATGACGGGCACGACATGTCCGCATTGAGGCTTTTAGTCGAACATGCCCTGCTTATACGGGAGATGGTCACCCTCTCGTGAGCGGGATCATATCCGTGACGGTGTGTGGCGGCGCTCCGGTTGGGCAATCCGTGCGCCAAGCGGAATGCCAAGATCCATAATCCACGGAGTGTGACCGGAATTCCGCGTCGAATTCCCGGTGCGGATTCCGGCGTGGAACCCGTGGCTTGTTTCCGCCGTCCTGGCTCGCTTACGTTCCATGTCAATCCGGATGGAACGCCTAATCCTGCCGCCGTCCGGAATTCCGCACCCACTCACCGTGTGGCAGGAGCGGGGGACCCAGGTAAGCCGCCGACCGGAGTGATCCGGCCGGCTCGGGGTGAAGTCGCGCCAGGCGCGGCCGGGCATCTCCAGCCCGAACCCGACAGCTCACCTCGTAGGCGCCGGAGAGGAAATTCTTCATGCCCATCCCGGGTAAGCACCGCCGTCCCAAGTCCAGCACCATCGCCCGCGGCGTCGTCGTCGCGAGCGCCGGCGGAGCCGTCATCGCGCTTCCGCTGCTCGGCGCCACCGGTGCCAACGCCGCGGAGCAGGCCGCTCCCGCCACCGCGAAGTCGGCCGCCGCCACGCACTCCACCCCGGCCAAGCCGGTCGCGGACAAGCAGTCCGGCACCACGACGTACTCCGTGGTCTCCGGCGACTACCTGTCGAAGATCGCCGCCCAGCACAAGGTCAAGGGCGGCTGGGAGAAGCTGTACCAGGACAACCGCAAGGTCGTCGGTGACGACCCGAGCCTGATCTTCCCGGGTATGAAGCTGACCCTCGGCGGCAAGGCCTGGGGCCACGCCCCGGCCACCGGCTCGCACACCGCCACGGGTGACACCACCCCGTCGAAGGCCCCCTCGAAGGCTCCGGCCAAGACCGAGTCGAAGGCGCCCGCGGCCTCCAACACCGCGTCCTCCTCCGACACCCAGGCGTCCGACACCGCTCCGGCCGAGCAGGGCACCGCCTCCGGCTACGTCCACCCGGTCCCCGGCAACCACACCACCGCCTACCGCGCCTCCGGCGCCAGCTGGTCCAGCGGCAGCCACACCGGCATCGACTTCCCCGTCTCCACCGGCACCAGCGTGAAGGCGATCACCTCCGGCACCGTCGTCACCGCGGGCTGGGGCGGCGCGTACGGCAACGAGGTCGTCATCAAGCACGCCGACGGCCACTACTCGCAGTACGGCCACATGTCCTCGCTCTCCGTCTCGGCGGGCCAGACCGTGACCGCGGGCCAGCAGGTCGGCCTCTCCGGCGCCACCGGCAACGCCACCGGCCCGCACCTCCACTTCGAGATCCGCACCGGCCCGGCGTACGGCTCGGACATCGACCCGATTGCCTACCTGGCGTCGCACGGGATCAACGTCTGATCCAGGCAGCAGCGGTCCGGTGACCCGGACCCGCAAGCAATACAGAGGGACGGTGCGCGGCGGCGCGCCGTCCCTCTGCTTTGCGGTGACCGTCCTTATTCCCCCTTTACCAAAAACTGACCGGGTGGTCTATCTCACCACCCGTCAACCCCATATTACGGTCGCGTAGGTCACAATCGACGGTGCAGGATATGCCCTTGTGGCAGACGATTCGAGAAACATCCGACAGGGCGTCATCAACCGACAGGGCGCCATCGAGTCGTACGCGGCGATTGGCGACAGTTTCACCGAAGGAGTCGGTGACCCGGGCCCGGACGGGACATTCTTCGGCTGGGCCGACCGGCTCGCGGTAATTCTCGCGGACCAGCTCCCGCACCCGGAATCGGCGCAGGGCGGCACAGCCGCCGCGCACGGACACTTCCGGTACGCCAATCTCGCCGTACGAGGACGCCTCCTCGACCAGATAGTCGAGGAGCAGGTACCGCGCGCCAAGCAACTCGCCCCCGACCTGGTGAGCTTCTGCGCGGGCGGCAACGACATCATCCGGCCGGGCACCGACCCCGACGACGTGGCCGAGCGCTTCGAGCGCGCGGTCGCCGAGCTGTCCCGGTCGGTCGGCACCGTCATGGTCACCACCGGCTTCGACACCCGAGGCGTTCCGGTGCTCCGCCACCTGCGCGGCAAGATCGCCACCTACACGGCCCATGTGCGGTCCATCGCGGACCGCTACGACTGCCCGGTGCTCGACCTGTGGTCCCTGCGCTCCGTGCAGGACCGGCGCGCCTGGGACGGCGACCGGCTGCACCTGTCGCCAGAGGGGCACACCCGCGTCGCGCTGCGCGCCGCCCAGGTCCTGGGCCTCGACGTGCCGGCCGACCCCGACCAGGAGTGGCCGCCGCAGGCGCACCGGAGAGCGCTGGAGGTCCGGCGCGACGACATCCACTGGGCCCGCGAGTACCTTGTGCCGTGGATCGGGCGCAGGCTGCGCGGCGAGTCGTCGGGGGACCACGTGGAGGCGAAGCGGCCGGACCTGCTGCCGCTCTGAGGGCCGGTCCGGTCAGAGTTCGCCGAACGGGCGCCGCTCGGCGAACTCCGGCGAGGGCATCCCCAGCAGCTGGGGGCCCGCCCGCCCGACGGAACGCGGCGGCCGGGCCGGTACGCGCTCCAGCACGCCGCCCGCGAACACGTCGTACAGCGGCAGCGTCTCCAGATGGACGTAGCCGATATGGCAGTCGCACACCGCCAGCGGGCACGCCCGGGGGCCCAGCGCCCCGCGGTAGCTGCCGTCGTAGAGGTTGCCGAGTTCGGCCCGGACGAAGTGGCAGCGGCGCACCGTGCCCTCCCCGTCCACCGAGATGACCGACTCACCGGTCCGGCACGGCAGCCCGGCCGAGCGGTGCGGATGGCGGCTGTACGGGAACAGCGGGTCGATCTCCGTCCACCGGCCGGCCTCCGCGTCCGTGTAGGTGTGCCCCTCCGCGGCGTTGACCCAGAGGTACACCTCCTCCGGGAGCGCCGCCCGCAGCCGCCGGGCCTCGTCGAGGTGATCGTCCAGACCCACCACCCCGACGCTGTGCCGGATCCCCAGGGACGCCAGCTCCCCGCACCGGTCCAGGAAGCGCTCGTACGGCGTCTGGCCCGGGTGGTACGTGCACCAGAGCGCGATCTTGTCCCGCCCGGCCGCGCCCGCCTCGGCCAGCCACCGCGTACGTCCGCTCAGGTTCGTCTGGATCGCCACCCGGCGGATGTGCGGCAGCCCGGCCAGCTCGACCATCGC includes these proteins:
- a CDS encoding aspartate aminotransferase family protein; the encoded protein is MKDDGPKGFDLARLLAERGAERYELHTKYLNHQLPRMLRTIGFDKVYERAEGAHFWDAEGNDYLDMLAGFGVMGLGRHHPVVRKAVHDVLDASLADLTRFDCQPLPGLLAEKLLSHSPHLDRVFFGNSGTEAVETALKFARYATGKPRILYCTHAFHGLTTGSLSVNGEDGFRDGFAPLLPDTAIELGDLDALRRELKRGDVAGLVVEPIQGKGVHASPPGFLLAAQELLRKHKALLIADEVQTGLGRTGDFYAYQHEEGVEPDLVCVAKALSGGYVPVGATLGKDWIFKRVYSSMDRVLVHSASFGSNAQAMAAGLAVLAVMEDEETVANARRTGDLLRERLAALVDRYELLHEVRGRGLMIGIEFGRPSSLKLRSRWTMLQAARKGLFAQMVVVPLLQKHRILTQVSGDHLEVIKLIPPLVIDEADVDRFVDAFTAVMDDAHNGGLMWDFGRTLVKQAVANR
- a CDS encoding helix-turn-helix domain-containing protein, translated to MNPAEAGAAEELPGVAPRLRDLRRGRGLTLETAAQRAGLSPAHLSRLETGRRQPSLPMLLGLARIYGTTVSELLGEIPPERDAIVRARKFEGAEADGWMYQQAGGSGRAMQALRVRVPYGAQGDLVRVHPGEEWLYVLAGNLRVTLGDTVHDLGPGDSAHFDSLTPHRIAAPDREGAELLFVHTLLQSPAAELCLGSGIHRR
- a CDS encoding DUF6126 family protein, whose translation is MSDSENYDPLTPARRKESDSQERKMPRGLVIRLFAYLVAGHVVAGFLYLLFAVGMHNQ
- a CDS encoding tyrosine-protein phosphatase — its product is MTQQLPQTPSTEPELAGVRNFRDVGGLPTSDGRRVRYGRLYRSGHLAAATPEDAAFLGGLGLHTVFDFRNAADLKLDGPDVELPGVRNVNVPLTDPADGSEFWRMVRDGNMDELRAILGGGKGTDRMVASYRSIILDRTAEHSQVLHALAEDSVPALMHCAAGKDRAGLSIAISLLAVGVGRETIEADYLKSNDTHRRYRVRRSDTSAAGMSPEVMELLSPLFGAHSEYLGAAFATIDETWGGTDRYLSEGLKITPETRERLRERLLEDS
- a CDS encoding peptidoglycan DD-metalloendopeptidase family protein is translated as MPIPGKHRRPKSSTIARGVVVASAGGAVIALPLLGATGANAAEQAAPATAKSAAATHSTPAKPVADKQSGTTTYSVVSGDYLSKIAAQHKVKGGWEKLYQDNRKVVGDDPSLIFPGMKLTLGGKAWGHAPATGSHTATGDTTPSKAPSKAPAKTESKAPAASNTASSSDTQASDTAPAEQGTASGYVHPVPGNHTTAYRASGASWSSGSHTGIDFPVSTGTSVKAITSGTVVTAGWGGAYGNEVVIKHADGHYSQYGHMSSLSVSAGQTVTAGQQVGLSGATGNATGPHLHFEIRTGPAYGSDIDPIAYLASHGINV
- a CDS encoding SGNH/GDSL hydrolase family protein, coding for MADDSRNIRQGVINRQGAIESYAAIGDSFTEGVGDPGPDGTFFGWADRLAVILADQLPHPESAQGGTAAAHGHFRYANLAVRGRLLDQIVEEQVPRAKQLAPDLVSFCAGGNDIIRPGTDPDDVAERFERAVAELSRSVGTVMVTTGFDTRGVPVLRHLRGKIATYTAHVRSIADRYDCPVLDLWSLRSVQDRRAWDGDRLHLSPEGHTRVALRAAQVLGLDVPADPDQEWPPQAHRRALEVRRDDIHWAREYLVPWIGRRLRGESSGDHVEAKRPDLLPL
- a CDS encoding STM4011 family radical SAM protein, with protein sequence MDLTILYRGPLASCDYDCPYCPFAKRRDSGEQLRADRAALERFTAWAAAQRDDRISVLFTPWGEGLVRSWYRRAMVELAGLPHIRRVAIQTNLSGRTRWLAEAGAAGRDKIALWCTYHPGQTPYERFLDRCGELASLGIRHSVGVVGLDDHLDEARRLRAALPEEVYLWVNAAEGHTYTDAEAGRWTEIDPLFPYSRHPHRSAGLPCRTGESVISVDGEGTVRRCHFVRAELGNLYDGSYRGALGPRACPLAVCDCHIGYVHLETLPLYDVFAGGVLERVPARPPRSVGRAGPQLLGMPSPEFAERRPFGEL